In Bacteroidales bacterium, one genomic interval encodes:
- a CDS encoding TonB-dependent receptor has translation MYKALFLSTILSIITLTSVFAQPQPGMKFNLHGTILDSQNNKPVMYANVVLYSQRDSSMVDGTITGEDGGFEIEAKRPGKYYMVVQFIGYERYTLQGITISPQSPTITLKPITINPSAITLQEAVVTDRRNEIIYKIDRKVVQVAGNANVVGTTAVEVLENTPGFEVDDEGNVTLRGSDNFTVLINGKPTVLTGNDALKQIPASSIENIEVITNPSARYEPDGLTGIINVTLKKDTKSGLNGLLDVSAGNSGWIGMIDRYNVSANLNYRNKGHSLTFGYDLHRSSRSGLRGGERKTFINTDTITRIEKGERLSDNIGNTFRLGYEVDLTKKSSLSINGLIRIGGDESESKNKQTISHSSPDSTINLITNNKSNGKRDNYDVNSTFLHKFDNEGHELQIMGSLSGNKFNNFGYNDEFVDNIKTIEWQDSSWTAEQAQTIQLDYSKPFTFFKFETGAKSRFRQIDFENTNYNNPYMLSNSVNHLLYDDQIHAVYIMGSSKIERWEFQLGLRTEYYRINLHQESDGSKSVKEDINFFPTIHLSNSTGNNKFMAGYSRRVNRPFIFFLNPYESFSDAYNVRRGNPNLDPEFSHALEINYLRYFGQSTASATLFYRQTDNAISRVRYLYDPVNNPGLMLNTFENMNKNSSLGIEASVRHSFTKWLQFDGNYSFFHYKIEGFTNNMPVNTSSMNHTFRANLTFRVSKNGTLTANAMYFSPSVSPQGTRGAFYNNGLSYRHHILDRKGTISISMRNPFGKFRWEFTSEGPNFYDYSYRQPNMPRITIGFSYKLNEGVKRQRTNGEKTEDFSDDMEM, from the coding sequence TCTATGGTCGATGGAACTATTACGGGCGAAGATGGTGGTTTTGAAATCGAAGCAAAACGTCCCGGGAAATACTATATGGTTGTTCAGTTTATTGGATATGAAAGATATACCTTACAAGGGATTACAATTTCGCCACAAAGTCCAACTATTACATTAAAACCTATTACCATCAATCCTTCGGCTATAACGTTGCAGGAAGCAGTAGTTACAGATAGGCGCAACGAAATAATTTATAAAATTGACCGTAAAGTTGTTCAAGTTGCCGGGAATGCCAATGTTGTCGGGACTACAGCTGTAGAGGTGTTAGAAAACACACCGGGTTTTGAGGTTGACGACGAGGGTAATGTTACTTTACGTGGCAGCGATAATTTTACGGTTTTAATAAACGGAAAGCCCACAGTTCTAACAGGTAACGACGCTCTGAAACAGATACCGGCTTCAAGTATCGAAAATATTGAAGTAATTACAAACCCTTCAGCTCGTTACGAACCAGATGGACTAACCGGAATTATTAACGTGACTTTGAAAAAAGATACAAAAAGCGGTTTGAACGGCTTGCTCGATGTAAGCGCAGGGAACTCGGGCTGGATAGGTATGATAGATCGTTACAACGTGTCGGCAAACCTCAATTACAGAAACAAAGGACACTCATTGACATTTGGCTATGACTTACACCGGTCGTCTCGCTCTGGGTTGAGAGGAGGAGAAAGAAAAACATTTATTAACACTGACACCATTACACGTATCGAAAAGGGCGAAAGATTATCAGACAACATAGGCAACACATTCCGACTAGGTTATGAAGTAGATTTAACAAAAAAATCATCGCTAAGTATAAACGGTTTAATACGTATTGGAGGAGACGAATCTGAATCAAAGAACAAACAGACAATATCTCACTCAAGCCCCGACTCAACAATTAATCTAATAACAAACAATAAATCAAACGGAAAAAGAGACAATTACGATGTAAATAGTACATTTCTGCACAAGTTTGACAACGAGGGTCACGAACTACAAATAATGGGATCTTTGTCGGGAAACAAGTTCAACAACTTTGGTTATAATGATGAGTTTGTTGATAATATTAAAACTATCGAATGGCAAGATAGCTCATGGACAGCAGAGCAAGCTCAAACAATTCAATTAGACTATTCTAAGCCATTTACTTTTTTCAAATTTGAAACGGGTGCAAAATCACGATTTAGACAGATTGATTTTGAAAACACTAACTATAACAACCCCTATATGCTGTCAAACAGTGTTAACCACTTGCTGTACGACGACCAAATCCATGCTGTATATATAATGGGTAGCAGTAAAATTGAAAGATGGGAATTCCAATTAGGATTGAGAACCGAATATTACAGAATTAACTTACATCAAGAATCTGATGGCTCGAAAAGTGTTAAGGAGGACATTAACTTTTTCCCGACAATACACCTAAGCAACTCAACAGGTAACAACAAATTTATGGCAGGATATAGTCGTAGGGTAAATCGTCCTTTTATTTTCTTTCTAAATCCTTATGAGTCATTCTCAGACGCTTACAATGTTAGACGAGGTAACCCAAATCTTGACCCTGAGTTTAGCCATGCTTTGGAAATCAACTATTTAAGATATTTTGGACAATCAACAGCAAGCGCAACTCTGTTTTACAGACAAACCGATAATGCAATTTCGAGAGTAAGATATTTGTACGATCCTGTTAATAATCCAGGTTTAATGCTTAACACATTTGAGAATATGAATAAAAACTCGTCTTTGGGTATTGAGGCAAGCGTAAGGCATTCGTTTACAAAATGGCTTCAATTCGACGGTAATTATTCATTTTTCCATTATAAAATTGAGGGTTTTACAAACAACATGCCTGTTAATACAAGTTCAATGAATCATACGTTCCGTGCAAATCTTACATTCAGAGTAAGCAAAAATGGCACTTTAACTGCTAACGCAATGTATTTCTCTCCTTCTGTTAGCCCACAAGGAACACGCGGTGCATTTTACAACAATGGATTAAGTTACCGACATCACATTTTGGACAGAAAAGGAACTATATCAATATCAATGCGCAATCCTTTTGGAAAATTCCGTTGGGAATTTACTTCCGAAGGACCTAATTTTTACGACTACTCATATCGTCAACCTAATATGCCAAGAATTACCATTGGATTTAGCTATAAACTGAACGAAGGAGTCAAGAGACAAAGAACTAACGGCGAAAAAACCGAGGATTTTTCAGACGATATGGAAATGTAA